Proteins from one Corynebacterium epidermidicanis genomic window:
- a CDS encoding ABC transporter substrate-binding protein, translated as MRLAKTITALVVASTLTLAGCSSPSHDSNTGSGNKDVAVGGSKFNTADAETAKLGSDAAPGQFPRTITHASGTTEIKTKPQRVVVLESGELDSVLSLGIKPVGITTTKGANPVPSYLADQLKDVPTVGTINEVNVEAIAALKPDLILGSQLRADKLYPQLAEIAPTVFSIRPGFPWKENFLLASEALGMEKEAEAKLNEYATEVSGLGASVPDGTTVSLVRFMPGKLRLYANKSLIGVILKDAGLARPEIQDIDDLAVEISPETIDKADGSVIFYSSYGKPDATGETTVTESSAWKALPAVANGQAKRVEDDVWFLGLGPTGAMQIVKDLKEQLPKK; from the coding sequence ATGAGACTAGCTAAAACTATCACGGCGCTTGTCGTCGCCTCCACGCTCACCCTGGCGGGATGCAGCAGCCCAAGCCATGATTCCAACACCGGAAGTGGTAACAAAGATGTCGCCGTTGGTGGCAGCAAGTTCAACACCGCCGACGCGGAAACCGCTAAATTAGGCAGCGATGCGGCGCCCGGCCAGTTCCCCCGGACCATCACCCACGCCTCCGGAACGACGGAGATCAAAACCAAGCCACAACGGGTAGTGGTGTTGGAGTCCGGTGAACTCGACTCGGTGCTCTCGCTCGGGATCAAGCCGGTGGGGATCACCACCACGAAGGGCGCAAACCCCGTGCCTTCTTACCTGGCTGACCAGCTAAAAGACGTTCCAACCGTGGGCACCATCAACGAAGTCAACGTCGAAGCGATCGCAGCGCTCAAACCAGACCTAATCTTGGGCAGCCAATTGCGTGCGGACAAACTCTACCCACAGCTCGCAGAAATCGCCCCCACAGTCTTTTCCATCCGCCCGGGCTTCCCATGGAAAGAAAACTTCCTGCTCGCCAGCGAAGCACTCGGTATGGAAAAGGAAGCCGAAGCAAAGCTCAACGAGTACGCCACCGAGGTCAGCGGCTTGGGTGCAAGCGTTCCCGACGGCACCACCGTCTCGCTCGTCCGCTTCATGCCAGGGAAGTTGCGCCTTTACGCCAACAAGTCCTTGATCGGAGTGATCCTGAAGGATGCCGGACTGGCACGCCCTGAAATCCAAGACATCGACGACCTCGCGGTGGAGATCTCGCCGGAAACTATCGATAAGGCTGACGGCTCCGTGATCTTCTACTCCTCCTATGGCAAACCAGACGCCACCGGCGAGACCACGGTAACCGAAAGCTCCGCCTGGAAAGCCCTCCCGGCGGTAGCCAATGGCCAAGCCAAGCGTGTCGAAGACGACGTCTGGTTCCTTGGCCTCGGTCCAACTGGCGCGATGCAGATCGTGAAAGACCTGAAGGAACAGCTGCCGAAGAAGTAA
- a CDS encoding iron chelate uptake ABC transporter family permease subunit, whose product MPIHIRRAPLAVVLALALGALGLSTVLSLTIGARAIALPEIWQALHTPSGDTVSSIVWDRRIPRTLVAIICGTSLGLAGALVQALTRNPLADTGVLGINSGAAFAIVLGLALGAPDSSLALLGLALAGATVAGLGIYTLSRGRSAGVDPVRLVLAGVALSAILGGVGDGLALVNPQAFDRLHAWMVGNLDVASYQPVFLCLAGLLLGGLPAIAAIRGLGALQLGEETATALGAQLTRTRVMALASIIILAATATAAAGVIVFLGLLIPHISRWLVGASFGRILTLSALLGPVVLLCADVAGRVLTPGEFPAGVVVSFIGAPFLIAYAQQRGKGI is encoded by the coding sequence ATGCCGATTCACATCCGCCGCGCCCCGCTCGCCGTGGTCCTGGCACTCGCTCTCGGTGCACTGGGCTTATCGACGGTCCTCTCACTCACCATCGGCGCCCGCGCGATCGCACTCCCCGAGATCTGGCAGGCTTTGCATACCCCTTCGGGAGACACCGTTTCCTCGATAGTCTGGGACCGCCGGATTCCGCGCACCCTAGTTGCCATAATCTGTGGCACCTCGCTGGGTTTGGCAGGAGCCCTCGTGCAAGCGTTAACCCGCAATCCGCTGGCTGATACGGGTGTGTTGGGAATCAACTCCGGCGCCGCTTTTGCTATCGTGCTCGGCCTGGCGCTGGGGGCTCCGGACTCTTCCCTCGCATTGCTTGGCTTGGCTCTAGCTGGCGCCACCGTCGCTGGACTGGGGATTTACACCTTGAGTCGCGGAAGATCGGCCGGGGTGGATCCCGTTAGATTGGTATTGGCGGGCGTCGCATTAAGCGCAATCCTTGGCGGGGTCGGAGACGGGTTAGCGCTCGTCAACCCGCAAGCATTTGACCGGTTGCACGCGTGGATGGTCGGGAACCTCGACGTTGCCTCCTACCAGCCGGTCTTCCTATGCTTAGCCGGCCTCCTGCTCGGCGGTCTTCCCGCAATAGCTGCGATTCGTGGCCTCGGCGCCCTGCAGCTAGGAGAAGAGACTGCGACCGCATTGGGAGCACAGTTGACCCGGACTCGTGTGATGGCGTTGGCTTCGATCATCATTTTGGCTGCCACTGCGACAGCGGCCGCTGGGGTCATCGTTTTTTTGGGCCTGCTCATACCGCACATTTCGCGCTGGCTCGTGGGCGCCTCCTTCGGGCGCATCCTGACGCTTTCTGCGCTCCTGGGACCCGTCGTTTTGCTGTGTGCCGATGTCGCGGGTCGAGTGTTGACCCCGGGCGAATTCCCGGCCGGTGTTGTGGTTTCGTTCATCGGCGCGCCCTTCTTGATCGCCTACGCCCAGCAGCGCGGGAAAGGGATCTGA
- a CDS encoding cytochrome c biogenesis protein DipZ encodes MLELIAIGIIGGVVTGLSPCILPVLPIILTVSVGRRPSHVVAGLAISFSAIMLLGTILLSALGLPKDLLRWLGVAMLVAVGLGMVFPKLGSWLEAPFDLIPRPTALQNRAKGHGGFVLGLALGAVYVPCAGPILAAITVAGATGDIGLSTVVLTLSFAVGAAIPLFFFALAGSKIGDRVDAVRRHTRAVGVVIIALALALATNAPERLQRAVPDWTAGIQRSLGENTQVQQALGGGGSLAACRTADPSKLQDCGPAPELAGLTGWFNTEQPVTLGEGKVTLVDFWAYACINCQRAGEHITKLYDTYQPAGLQVLGVHAPEYGFEHEVANVQAAAKREGIHYPVAQDNDFETWKNFNNRYWPARYLVDKQGNVRHIHEGEGAYAETEQLIRQLLQEANPGVQLPAPVEGSGMSERPGQLTERRNPETYFGFERAQYFANSNYGAGSRHFDAVTPKTGQYALAGDWTVNSDHIVPQRDASLQVNIHAAHVQAVVSGSGMLEVTTPDGARREYPVADGTVDVLRSEQPVDGIVSIIPHGEVTMYSLTFG; translated from the coding sequence GTGCTCGAACTAATAGCCATCGGCATAATCGGCGGGGTGGTGACCGGCCTTTCACCGTGTATCCTGCCCGTCCTGCCTATCATTTTGACGGTATCCGTCGGCCGACGCCCATCCCACGTGGTGGCCGGACTGGCGATCAGCTTTTCCGCAATCATGCTCCTGGGCACGATATTGCTCAGCGCGTTGGGTTTGCCTAAGGACCTGCTGCGCTGGTTGGGCGTCGCCATGCTGGTAGCGGTGGGTTTGGGCATGGTTTTCCCGAAGCTGGGTTCCTGGCTCGAAGCACCCTTCGACCTGATCCCACGGCCAACCGCCCTGCAAAACCGTGCCAAGGGGCATGGCGGCTTCGTGCTCGGCCTGGCGCTTGGTGCGGTCTACGTGCCGTGCGCGGGCCCGATCCTGGCCGCGATCACCGTCGCGGGCGCTACCGGCGACATTGGCTTATCGACGGTCGTCCTCACCCTGTCCTTCGCCGTGGGCGCAGCGATCCCGTTGTTCTTCTTCGCGCTCGCCGGTAGCAAAATCGGCGACCGGGTCGACGCAGTGCGTCGCCACACTCGTGCGGTAGGAGTGGTGATTATTGCGCTCGCCTTGGCTTTGGCCACCAACGCTCCGGAGCGTCTGCAGCGTGCCGTCCCGGACTGGACAGCGGGAATCCAACGGTCCCTCGGGGAAAATACCCAGGTGCAGCAGGCCCTCGGCGGTGGCGGAAGTCTGGCTGCGTGTCGGACCGCTGATCCGTCGAAACTACAAGACTGCGGGCCGGCACCCGAACTGGCTGGGCTGACCGGTTGGTTTAACACCGAGCAGCCAGTCACGCTAGGTGAAGGAAAAGTAACCTTGGTGGACTTTTGGGCGTATGCCTGCATCAACTGTCAGCGGGCGGGGGAGCACATCACCAAGTTGTATGACACCTATCAGCCAGCAGGCCTGCAGGTATTAGGCGTGCATGCGCCTGAGTATGGCTTTGAACATGAGGTGGCGAATGTTCAGGCCGCCGCCAAGCGCGAAGGTATCCATTACCCGGTGGCGCAGGACAATGACTTCGAGACGTGGAAGAACTTCAACAACCGCTACTGGCCGGCACGCTATCTCGTCGATAAGCAGGGCAATGTTCGCCACATTCATGAGGGCGAGGGCGCTTACGCGGAAACCGAGCAGCTGATCCGGCAGCTCCTGCAGGAAGCGAACCCCGGCGTGCAGTTGCCTGCGCCGGTGGAGGGATCGGGGATGTCGGAGCGGCCTGGGCAGTTGACGGAGCGTCGCAATCCGGAGACATATTTTGGTTTTGAGCGCGCCCAGTATTTCGCAAACTCGAATTATGGTGCGGGCAGCAGGCATTTCGATGCCGTGACCCCCAAGACCGGGCAGTACGCTTTGGCGGGGGACTGGACGGTCAATTCTGACCACATCGTGCCCCAGCGGGACGCATCGCTACAGGTGAACATCCACGCCGCTCATGTCCAAGCGGTGGTCTCTGGCAGTGGCATGCTGGAGGTCACCACCCCGGATGGCGCGCGCCGGGAGTATCCGGTCGCTGACGGCACGGTGGACGTCCTGCGATCTGAGCAGCCGGTGGATGGCATCGTGAGCATCATTCCGCATGGCGAGGTGACGATGTATTCCCTCACCTTCGGATAG
- a CDS encoding glycosyltransferase, producing MTKLVHVIVGPEQHGVVEYALRLHEQVGGPLVRAETVAELPAELPAGPIHLTFTDHLFGSSPDSAVTAVLNLASGRALSISCHDIPQPEEGSERFARRAKAYRRLAASAQLLVVNSHHEAAFFAPTEVEVVHLPLTAAPASTVEPDPTTVGILGYIYPGKGHEDVLRALTGTDMSLLALGKFATGHEYLDKTLRDLADELGVSYSTTGFIPDIDLHARMQGVGVPVCAHRHFSASGSLMQWLSVGRKVLVSDSSYSRELAELWPNFITTVPADSWTETLRSLPDDFATPLTPPTNWTWAEVSNRFRELWSHPPFELAGNHLPAATTRWPDVSVIIPYFENQADLNLLLEALHNQDYPGEVEIIVADDGSRQAPNVPDSVTVVRQDDQGFRAAAARNLGASRARGEILAFLDGDTIPHVDYLRESVAVAARDPRAVVVGKRVHAGSQPEWLADAYARTANLATADDTSWRFLISAVLTCSQDFFTRIGGFDASMVGYGGEDWDFAWRAWNAGAIFRHVPTAIAEHAGPDWGARNINEPEAEKNVESVALARRITHPLARPTGMIAAPDIVVFLPDNVQDWPAGAVEKVILGWLQLGAVACVLPRVPPLFADDPRVSASPVVARVSVALDLPFIPADLAEIYRAEELGGLVTLFTSGLSDRCATVIFARREALRSWGVEVAPCLRMFVPGEVVNGPVRLERLFAGW from the coding sequence ATGACAAAGCTGGTACATGTGATTGTCGGCCCTGAGCAGCACGGCGTGGTCGAGTACGCACTCCGGCTGCACGAGCAGGTAGGCGGCCCACTGGTACGCGCCGAAACGGTGGCTGAGCTGCCCGCCGAGCTACCTGCCGGGCCCATCCATCTCACGTTTACGGACCATCTGTTCGGTTCCTCCCCAGACTCCGCCGTGACCGCCGTCCTCAACCTAGCCTCCGGGCGCGCGCTCAGCATCTCCTGCCACGACATTCCCCAGCCCGAAGAAGGTTCCGAGCGCTTTGCCCGGCGCGCCAAGGCTTATCGACGCCTCGCGGCATCCGCCCAGCTCCTGGTAGTTAATTCGCACCACGAGGCGGCCTTCTTCGCCCCCACCGAGGTGGAGGTGGTACACCTGCCTTTAACTGCTGCACCCGCCTCCACGGTGGAGCCCGACCCGACCACAGTGGGCATCCTGGGCTACATCTACCCAGGCAAAGGCCATGAAGATGTCTTGCGGGCACTCACCGGCACCGACATGTCCCTCCTCGCTTTGGGGAAATTCGCCACCGGGCACGAATACCTGGACAAGACTCTGCGTGATCTGGCAGACGAGCTAGGAGTTTCCTACTCAACCACGGGCTTCATCCCAGACATTGATTTGCACGCGCGGATGCAGGGCGTCGGCGTGCCGGTGTGCGCCCATCGACACTTCTCAGCTTCCGGATCGCTCATGCAATGGCTCAGCGTCGGCAGGAAAGTCCTGGTCAGCGACAGTTCCTACTCGCGGGAGCTCGCGGAACTCTGGCCCAACTTCATCACCACGGTCCCCGCCGATTCCTGGACTGAGACCCTGCGCAGCCTCCCCGACGACTTCGCTACCCCACTCACCCCGCCCACCAACTGGACCTGGGCGGAAGTCAGCAACCGCTTTCGCGAACTCTGGAGTCACCCACCTTTCGAACTCGCGGGAAACCACCTCCCAGCAGCGACGACGCGCTGGCCTGACGTCAGCGTGATCATCCCCTATTTTGAAAACCAAGCTGACCTCAACCTGCTGCTCGAAGCGCTACACAACCAGGACTACCCCGGGGAGGTGGAGATTATCGTCGCCGATGATGGTTCCCGACAAGCCCCGAACGTCCCGGACTCAGTGACCGTGGTGCGACAGGATGATCAAGGATTCCGCGCGGCGGCAGCCCGCAACCTGGGCGCCAGCCGGGCGAGAGGCGAGATTTTGGCGTTCTTGGATGGCGATACCATCCCGCACGTCGACTACCTGCGGGAATCTGTCGCGGTGGCGGCGCGCGATCCGCGGGCGGTGGTCGTCGGAAAGCGTGTGCACGCAGGCTCCCAGCCCGAATGGCTTGCGGACGCTTACGCCCGAACCGCCAACCTTGCTACGGCCGACGACACCTCGTGGCGATTCCTCATCTCCGCGGTGCTGACCTGCAGCCAAGATTTTTTCACACGGATCGGCGGTTTCGACGCCTCAATGGTGGGCTACGGTGGCGAGGACTGGGATTTCGCGTGGCGAGCATGGAACGCAGGCGCGATCTTCCGCCACGTCCCGACAGCCATAGCCGAGCACGCCGGTCCAGACTGGGGCGCCCGCAACATCAACGAACCGGAGGCGGAAAAGAACGTGGAGTCGGTGGCCCTGGCCCGCCGAATTACTCACCCGTTGGCCCGGCCAACCGGAATGATCGCAGCTCCAGATATCGTGGTGTTTCTCCCCGATAATGTGCAGGATTGGCCGGCGGGTGCGGTAGAAAAGGTAATACTGGGCTGGCTACAGCTCGGGGCGGTCGCCTGCGTCCTGCCGAGAGTCCCACCGCTCTTCGCCGACGATCCGCGCGTGAGCGCCTCCCCCGTTGTCGCTCGCGTCTCAGTGGCGCTTGACCTGCCGTTTATCCCCGCCGACCTCGCGGAGATTTACCGCGCCGAGGAACTCGGCGGGCTGGTTACACTCTTTACTTCCGGACTATCAGACCGCTGCGCCACTGTGATCTTCGCCCGGCGCGAGGCCCTGCGCTCTTGGGGAGTCGAAGTTGCCCCTTGCCTGCGCATGTTCGTGCCCGGCGAAGTGGTCAACGGCCCAGTTCGTTTGGAGAGGCTTTTCGCCGGCTGGTGA
- a CDS encoding FecCD family ABC transporter permease, translated as MRVKIVAAALTLVLLVLAFGALALPGAGMSLAKAWGALVGTELGLARTIVLQWRAPRVFIAIIVGAALAVSGSLFQALTRNPLGSPDIIGFSSGAYTGVICAIVLGYSGFSGQILGALAGGLATAVIVLALSLRTRIDGLRIILVGLGLSAMLSAFNRWLITRGELEAMMSAASWGAGSLNGIRWPVALPAGSCLALVLVGALLLRRQLDVLALGDDTAHGLGLNVNRFKVLLLVVGIVLIAATTAVAGPISFVALAAPHVAQGLNRANRTPLWTTALVGSCLLLAADIIAQRAFHPTTLPVGLVTVVIGGCYLLCFIATSARKFS; from the coding sequence ATGCGCGTTAAAATCGTCGCAGCTGCGCTGACCTTGGTATTGCTGGTTTTAGCATTTGGTGCCTTGGCGCTCCCGGGAGCGGGAATGAGCTTGGCTAAAGCGTGGGGTGCGCTGGTGGGCACCGAGCTGGGCCTGGCCCGTACGATTGTGTTGCAGTGGCGCGCACCCCGCGTATTCATCGCGATCATCGTCGGCGCAGCACTAGCGGTAAGTGGTTCCCTGTTTCAAGCCCTCACCCGTAACCCGTTGGGATCCCCAGACATCATTGGTTTTTCCTCAGGGGCTTATACCGGCGTGATCTGCGCAATCGTATTGGGTTATAGCGGCTTTTCGGGCCAAATCCTCGGTGCGCTCGCCGGTGGTTTAGCCACGGCTGTTATCGTTCTGGCGCTTTCGCTCCGCACGCGTATCGACGGCCTACGCATCATCCTCGTCGGCCTCGGACTCTCGGCCATGCTTTCAGCATTCAACCGCTGGCTCATCACCCGCGGAGAATTGGAAGCCATGATGTCGGCGGCAAGCTGGGGAGCAGGAAGCCTCAACGGAATCCGTTGGCCAGTTGCTCTGCCTGCTGGCTCTTGCCTGGCCCTGGTACTAGTGGGAGCGCTATTATTGCGCAGGCAGCTCGATGTTTTGGCCCTCGGCGATGACACTGCGCACGGCCTCGGACTGAATGTCAACCGGTTCAAGGTGCTTCTACTCGTGGTGGGAATCGTGCTGATCGCGGCGACAACCGCCGTTGCCGGCCCAATTTCCTTCGTGGCGCTGGCCGCACCGCACGTCGCGCAGGGCCTCAACCGCGCCAATCGCACCCCGCTGTGGACAACGGCGCTGGTGGGATCCTGTTTGTTGCTGGCGGCCGATATCATTGCACAGCGCGCTTTTCACCCGACCACCTTGCCTGTCGGTCTCGTAACTGTCGTGATCGGTGGCTGCTATCTTCTGTGTTTCATCGCTACCTCAGCTAGGAAGTTCTCATGA
- a CDS encoding ABC transporter ATP-binding protein gives MTSLRADNATLAWDNNVISRKLSVELPRAAFTAIIGPNGCGKSTLLKSFARILTPTEGAVFLGEDNLRDLGSREVATRLAFLPQTTVTPPDITVSELVRRGRFPHQSLLKPWSREDSRAVSAALSAASVAELADVRVAELSGGQRQRVWLAMVLAQNTPALLLDEPTTYLDISHQYGLLELAKALVTQLDRTVVAVLHDLQQAVRYADHLIVMKNGEIVATGVPEEIVTSELIREVFGISVAVHTLDGQVVVVPKGLATPDVRELG, from the coding sequence ATGACCTCTTTACGCGCCGACAATGCCACCCTAGCCTGGGACAACAACGTCATATCGCGGAAACTTTCCGTCGAATTACCCCGGGCGGCATTTACCGCCATCATCGGCCCGAACGGCTGCGGGAAGTCCACCCTACTGAAGTCTTTCGCCCGCATCCTCACGCCCACCGAAGGGGCGGTCTTTCTGGGGGAAGACAATCTCCGAGATCTCGGAAGTCGGGAAGTGGCCACTCGCCTGGCTTTCCTTCCCCAAACGACCGTCACGCCTCCTGACATCACGGTGTCCGAGCTAGTGCGACGTGGCCGTTTCCCGCATCAGAGCTTGCTCAAGCCCTGGTCACGTGAGGATAGCCGGGCCGTCAGCGCCGCCCTATCCGCAGCCAGCGTCGCCGAGCTTGCCGACGTCCGCGTCGCCGAACTCTCGGGTGGCCAACGTCAGCGCGTTTGGCTAGCGATGGTGCTGGCCCAAAACACGCCGGCGCTCCTACTAGACGAACCCACCACCTACCTAGACATTTCCCACCAGTACGGCCTGTTGGAGCTAGCCAAGGCCTTAGTCACACAACTCGACCGCACGGTGGTCGCGGTACTACATGATCTGCAACAAGCCGTGCGCTACGCCGATCACCTCATCGTGATGAAGAACGGCGAAATTGTTGCCACCGGCGTGCCGGAGGAAATCGTGACGAGTGAGCTGATTCGCGAAGTGTTCGGAATTTCGGTCGCGGTCCATACCTTGGATGGCCAAGTAGTGGTCGTCCCCAAGGGCCTTGCCACCCCAGACGTACGCGAACTGGGCTAA
- a CDS encoding WcbI family polysaccharide biosynthesis putative acetyltransferase — protein MTSLREVTPRHHHFGTFYQLKSLPHPEGLPRIAVIGNCQAESLRILLDSAGAGLSFRIPPIHEWEASDLPFVRTALAHTDVLIVQQVRDDYRGLPVGTAQLATLLPRAARVVRFPVLRFDALNPYLAIIRPPNDPGLTPPLVPYHDLRLFAQAAGLRQRHPVPPEAFVACARVNVAELARRELRDGIVAMSDYLESNPVWHTLNHPDNATLAELAARVLRELGMSGEVKPPADREMLGRLQAPILPAAAEALGVSTHRPTWLQDGEPIAQSEIDAAHLDFYAAYPEAVTAGLRRHAARLNTLGFTQ, from the coding sequence GTGACAAGCCTGCGCGAAGTGACCCCGCGCCACCACCATTTCGGGACGTTTTACCAGCTCAAATCCCTGCCACACCCCGAGGGGCTGCCGCGCATCGCGGTGATCGGCAACTGCCAGGCCGAATCCCTGCGTATCTTGCTGGATAGCGCTGGCGCTGGGTTGTCGTTCCGTATCCCACCGATCCACGAGTGGGAAGCCAGCGACCTCCCCTTCGTCCGCACGGCGTTGGCTCACACGGATGTCCTGATCGTGCAGCAGGTGCGTGACGATTATCGAGGTCTGCCCGTCGGCACGGCGCAGCTCGCCACGCTCCTGCCACGCGCTGCCCGGGTGGTGCGGTTTCCCGTGCTGCGTTTCGACGCCCTCAACCCCTACCTCGCCATCATCCGCCCACCAAACGACCCGGGGCTTACTCCCCCGCTCGTCCCCTACCATGACCTGCGGCTATTCGCCCAAGCGGCGGGCCTGCGCCAACGTCATCCAGTACCACCGGAAGCCTTTGTGGCGTGCGCGCGGGTGAATGTGGCGGAACTGGCGCGTCGCGAGCTTCGCGACGGCATCGTGGCCATGTCCGACTACCTAGAAAGCAACCCGGTGTGGCACACCCTGAACCATCCAGATAATGCGACGCTGGCCGAATTAGCCGCCCGGGTCCTACGCGAGCTGGGGATGAGCGGCGAAGTAAAGCCTCCGGCGGATCGTGAAATGCTGGGTCGACTACAGGCACCGATCCTGCCAGCAGCCGCCGAGGCGCTAGGGGTATCAACCCACCGGCCGACATGGCTGCAGGACGGTGAACCCATCGCGCAGTCTGAAATCGATGCCGCTCACCTCGACTTCTACGCCGCCTACCCGGAAGCCGTCACCGCTGGCCTGCGACGTCATGCTGCCCGGCTCAACACCTTAGGATTCACCCAATGA
- a CDS encoding YhfC family glutamic-type intramembrane protease, with protein sequence MVPVASFLGMACSLLICLAIPLVGVWALWRRDRRILPVVGIGAVAFVGSQMMLRIPLMQLASAIAPNTLGAFLTSVPVASFSAGIFEETARLLCLVYLLKGARRLIDGVAFGLGHGGIEAILLVGAAMVNNLVLGLAINFGYWDSLAGILPGDAAQHIQTVLVETPSSAYFIGGIERMWAIGLHIVCSILILLGVVRGRKALAWVAAVLVHGTANFALITAISHGANMWIAELSGVALIAIVLVLVVRGARKVLRAQASAH encoded by the coding sequence ATGGTCCCCGTCGCGTCATTTCTAGGGATGGCATGTTCGCTTTTGATTTGCCTCGCGATCCCGCTCGTCGGGGTGTGGGCACTCTGGCGTCGCGATAGGCGTATCCTCCCAGTCGTTGGGATCGGCGCGGTCGCATTCGTCGGATCGCAAATGATGCTGCGCATTCCGCTGATGCAGCTCGCGTCGGCAATCGCGCCGAATACCTTGGGCGCATTCCTCACCTCCGTCCCCGTCGCCAGCTTCAGCGCGGGCATCTTCGAAGAAACCGCGCGGCTGCTGTGCCTGGTTTACCTCCTCAAGGGCGCTCGGCGCCTTATCGACGGCGTCGCGTTCGGTCTCGGCCACGGTGGGATCGAAGCGATCCTGCTGGTTGGCGCCGCAATGGTCAACAATCTGGTCCTGGGGCTCGCCATCAACTTCGGCTACTGGGATTCGCTCGCCGGGATCTTGCCTGGGGATGCCGCGCAGCACATCCAGACCGTGCTGGTGGAAACTCCGAGCTCCGCCTACTTCATTGGCGGTATCGAGCGAATGTGGGCGATCGGCTTACACATAGTGTGTTCGATCCTGATCCTGCTGGGCGTGGTTCGGGGCCGTAAGGCCCTGGCTTGGGTCGCCGCCGTATTGGTACATGGCACCGCCAATTTCGCCCTCATCACAGCGATTTCGCACGGCGCGAACATGTGGATCGCCGAACTGAGTGGTGTCGCCCTGATTGCAATCGTCCTAGTCCTGGTAGTGCGGGGTGCGCGGAAAGTTCTTCGCGCGCAGGCCAGCGCGCATTAG